From a single Herbiconiux sp. SALV-R1 genomic region:
- the upp gene encoding uracil phosphoribosyltransferase, which translates to MRVHVADHPLITHKLTVLRDVNTPSPTFRALAEELVTLLAYEATRNVTVVPVTVQTPVAETHGVAIAEPRPLVVPILRAGLGMLEGMVKLVPSAEVGFLGMVRNEETLEPTTYAERLPDDLSDRQCFVLDPMLATGGSLSAAIEFLFDRGAQDVTAICLLGAPEGVEALEKATEGRDVTLVLGALDEKLNEKGYIVPGLGDAGDRLYGTV; encoded by the coding sequence ATGCGAGTCCACGTTGCCGACCACCCGCTCATCACCCACAAGCTCACCGTGCTGCGCGATGTGAACACGCCGTCGCCCACCTTCCGCGCCCTGGCCGAAGAGCTCGTCACGCTGCTGGCGTACGAGGCGACCCGCAACGTCACCGTCGTGCCCGTCACCGTGCAGACCCCGGTGGCCGAGACCCACGGCGTCGCCATCGCCGAGCCGCGACCCCTCGTGGTGCCCATTCTGCGCGCGGGGCTCGGCATGCTCGAGGGCATGGTGAAGCTCGTGCCGAGCGCCGAGGTCGGCTTCCTCGGCATGGTGCGCAACGAAGAGACCCTCGAGCCCACGACCTATGCCGAGCGTCTGCCCGACGACCTGTCCGACCGGCAGTGCTTCGTGCTCGACCCCATGCTCGCCACGGGCGGCTCGCTCTCGGCGGCCATCGAGTTCCTCTTCGACCGCGGCGCCCAAGACGTCACCGCGATCTGCCTGCTCGGCGCACCCGAGGGCGTCGAAGCGCTCGAGAAGGCCACCGAGGGCCGCGACGTCACCCTCGTGCTCGGCGCCCTCGACGAGAAACTCAACGAAAAGGGCTACATCGTCCCCGGCCTCGGCGACGCCGGTGACCGCCTCTACGGCACCGTCTGA
- a CDS encoding cation diffusion facilitator family transporter, whose protein sequence is MSTSGGTRAIIAALLANIGIAIAKFVAFLISGSSSMLAESVHSLADSGNQLLLLLGGRKAKKKADREHPFGYGRERYVYAFVVSIILFSVGGVFSIYEGIEKITDPHPIETPWVPLAVLVVAIALEGFSLRTAVKESNPSRGKQSWVQFVRRAKAPELPVVLLEDTAALTGLAFALVGVSLSAITGNGLWDGISTLFIGALLVLVAIVLGIETKSLLVGEGAGEGDVARIRSAIEGTARVDRLIHMKTLYLGPEELLVAAKIALAPESELRDVAATINEAEANIRAAVPIARVIYLEPDVYVPPLDVETHTAAIVIKSAD, encoded by the coding sequence GTGAGCACTTCGGGAGGTACCCGCGCGATCATCGCGGCGCTGCTGGCGAACATCGGCATCGCCATCGCGAAGTTCGTCGCGTTCCTCATCTCGGGGTCGTCGTCGATGCTCGCGGAGAGCGTGCACTCGCTCGCCGACTCGGGCAATCAGCTGCTCCTCCTGCTCGGCGGGCGCAAGGCGAAGAAGAAGGCCGACAGGGAGCATCCGTTCGGCTACGGCCGGGAGCGCTACGTCTACGCCTTCGTGGTGTCGATCATCCTGTTCTCGGTGGGCGGCGTGTTCTCGATCTACGAGGGCATCGAGAAGATCACCGACCCGCACCCCATCGAGACGCCGTGGGTGCCGCTCGCCGTTCTCGTCGTGGCCATCGCGCTCGAGGGCTTCTCGCTGCGCACGGCCGTCAAGGAGTCGAACCCTTCGCGCGGAAAGCAGAGCTGGGTGCAGTTCGTGCGTCGGGCCAAGGCGCCCGAGCTCCCGGTGGTGCTGCTCGAAGACACCGCGGCCCTGACCGGCCTCGCTTTCGCCCTCGTCGGCGTGAGTCTCTCGGCGATCACCGGCAACGGCCTGTGGGACGGCATCAGCACCCTGTTCATCGGTGCCCTGCTCGTGCTGGTGGCGATCGTGCTGGGCATCGAGACGAAGAGCCTGCTCGTGGGCGAGGGGGCGGGCGAGGGTGATGTGGCCCGCATCCGCTCGGCCATCGAGGGCACGGCCCGGGTCGACAGACTCATCCACATGAAGACCCTGTACCTCGGGCCGGAGGAGCTCCTCGTCGCGGCGAAGATCGCCCTGGCACCCGAGTCGGAGCTGCGCGACGTGGCGGCGACCATCAACGAGGCGGAGGCGAACATCCGTGCCGCCGTGCCCATCGCGCGCGTCATCTACCTCGAGCCCGACGTCTACGTGCCACCCCTCGACGTCGAGACCCACACCGCCGCCATCGTCATCAAGAGCGCCGATTGA
- a CDS encoding cell wall-binding repeat-containing protein, protein MPGAAYADGAPVAVDDAFSVKVAFATEIPDPGIKANDTGVGSLFVKVIDRPLQGKLSGGMTTGQAGFVYTPNDVAYHPKPDTFVYCWYDGGSCVSNPATVTLTMVKPVARPDAYYTPVDTVLSVPSKGVLANDDADGYSWSMVSAPSHGRVGSPAPTEPLGFDYIPNPAFVGSDTFSYCISFVIGSPSDCVSDPQTVTIQVGGTQVSRVAGVDRYEGAVKIAEQTHPGTSAALVVASGENYPDALSAGPVAVREKAPLLLVQGKSVPAVVAAKISKLAPMKVTVVGGVNTISDDVLNQIKSIVPPGATVTRVAGVDRYEVSRKLAESFSTASREYLATGTNFPDALSAGAAAGSVGAPVLLVNGPQPAADTATLETVKKLKSTAITLAGGSDSLSSGIENSLKALATVNRVQGVDRYATSVVLNKEAFASSTTAYLATGTNYPDALVGGVIAGANKAPLYVVPGTCVPQAVLDEFTRLGATKIVLLGGENSLSPDVEKLVPCT, encoded by the coding sequence GTGCCGGGCGCCGCCTATGCCGATGGGGCCCCCGTCGCGGTCGACGATGCGTTCAGCGTCAAGGTGGCGTTCGCGACGGAGATTCCCGACCCCGGCATCAAAGCCAATGACACGGGCGTCGGATCTCTTTTCGTCAAGGTCATCGACCGACCTCTCCAGGGGAAACTCTCGGGAGGTATGACCACCGGTCAAGCTGGTTTCGTCTACACGCCGAACGACGTCGCCTACCATCCGAAGCCGGACACATTCGTCTACTGCTGGTACGACGGGGGATCGTGCGTGTCGAATCCAGCAACGGTCACGCTCACCATGGTGAAGCCGGTCGCGCGACCAGACGCCTACTACACCCCGGTCGACACTGTCTTGAGCGTTCCTTCCAAGGGTGTGCTCGCCAATGACGATGCCGACGGATACTCCTGGTCGATGGTCTCGGCTCCAAGTCACGGCCGTGTCGGGTCGCCCGCACCCACAGAGCCTCTGGGTTTTGACTACATCCCGAACCCAGCCTTCGTCGGATCAGACACGTTCAGTTACTGCATCTCTTTCGTCATCGGCTCGCCCAGCGACTGCGTCTCCGACCCGCAGACCGTGACTATCCAGGTGGGTGGGACGCAGGTGTCGCGGGTTGCGGGGGTGGATCGGTATGAGGGGGCGGTGAAGATCGCTGAGCAGACGCATCCGGGGACGTCGGCGGCGCTGGTGGTCGCGTCGGGGGAGAACTATCCGGATGCGTTGAGTGCGGGGCCGGTGGCGGTGCGGGAGAAGGCGCCGTTGTTGTTGGTGCAGGGGAAGAGTGTGCCGGCGGTGGTGGCGGCGAAGATCTCGAAGCTCGCGCCGATGAAGGTGACCGTGGTCGGGGGTGTCAACACGATTTCCGATGACGTCCTCAATCAGATCAAGTCGATCGTGCCCCCGGGCGCCACCGTGACGCGGGTGGCGGGGGTGGATCGGTACGAGGTGAGCCGTAAGCTCGCCGAGAGCTTCAGCACGGCGTCTCGCGAGTACCTGGCGACAGGCACGAACTTCCCCGACGCCCTGTCGGCCGGTGCGGCTGCAGGCTCGGTCGGCGCCCCGGTGCTGCTGGTGAACGGCCCCCAGCCCGCCGCTGACACCGCGACGCTCGAGACCGTGAAGAAGCTGAAGTCGACTGCGATCACGTTGGCGGGTGGCTCGGACTCGTTGTCGTCCGGCATCGAAAACTCGCTCAAGGCACTCGCGACTGTCAACCGCGTGCAGGGGGTCGATCGGTACGCGACCTCGGTGGTGCTGAACAAGGAGGCGTTCGCGTCGTCGACGACGGCCTACCTCGCCACCGGCACCAACTACCCCGATGCCCTCGTGGGGGGCGTCATCGCGGGAGCGAATAAGGCTCCGCTCTACGTCGTCCCGGGAACGTGCGTGCCCCAAGCCGTGCTCGACGAGTTCACGCGGCTCGGTGCGACGAAGATCGTTCTGCTGGGAGGGGAGAACTCCCTGAGCCCCGACGTCGAGAAGCTGGTGCCCTGCACCTAG
- the tadA gene encoding tRNA adenosine(34) deaminase TadA produces the protein MREALAEAQAAVDASEDVPVGAVLLDRDGGVIGVGRNERELRHDPTAHAEIMAIRDAAERRGDWHLTDTTLVVTLEPCVMCAGAILAARIPRVIFGAWDEKAGGAGSVYDLLRDRRLNHRVEVIAGIEADASTALLRDFFSTR, from the coding sequence ATGCGGGAGGCGCTCGCCGAGGCACAGGCGGCGGTCGACGCGAGCGAGGACGTGCCGGTCGGCGCCGTGCTGCTCGACCGCGACGGCGGCGTGATCGGGGTGGGCCGCAACGAGCGTGAGCTGCGGCACGATCCGACGGCGCACGCCGAGATCATGGCCATCCGCGATGCCGCGGAGCGGCGGGGCGACTGGCACCTCACCGACACCACCCTCGTGGTCACGCTCGAGCCGTGCGTGATGTGCGCGGGCGCCATCCTCGCTGCCCGCATCCCGCGCGTGATCTTCGGCGCCTGGGACGAGAAGGCCGGCGGCGCAGGCTCCGTCTACGACCTCCTCCGTGACCGCCGCCTCAACCACCGCGTCGAGGTGATCGCAGGTATCGAGGCCGACGCCTCCACCGCCCTCCTCCGCGACTTCTTCTCCACCCGCTGA
- a CDS encoding LuxR C-terminal-related transcriptional regulator: MLRTACAFALRRHRVDLLEGHREAIARLPVGVERDAVLATFKLGEGDLSGAVAMVMAAGRGGGSEPGGLGGLSSSSLRAAALVHVGLGALAAGDWARAEQCARAAAAIVEPSASVTGDGAPDDESIPFDLLGIAAIVEAHTDVADSAYRELDAALSPLRVRNRLSSAHAFALLALGDVQVLRGELAAAAVNITRGGRLITADRPGLATHAAVALAFVRVRQGRWSDAAAGIERLAPAGATIEHAWIRTQVLAVRGLVQMLQGDVAGGAVLLAESEAGAAATPSYIASIVRLHGRIIVAIAAGDWRGLERHLDDAEEPGYRHPYRMGEWNALKLLAAWHLRHLAQFRRRLSEWSLNPAAVDDPYYWAFGAILAEHQGRFGDGLVAIRRAIGAIDADLDPLGRAWVRIVAGTYLGRYGKDGEPDPVEALASYDEASNELREIGATAFVARCEALSNALVDDLELARRTEPASVLSPQQLRIATAVAHGYTSDEIAAMEHLSKRTIDYHVANIMRRLGITARREIARLLAVHPDPPAR; this comes from the coding sequence ATGCTGCGCACGGCGTGCGCTTTCGCGCTGCGACGACACCGGGTCGACCTGCTCGAGGGGCATCGTGAGGCGATCGCGCGGCTGCCCGTGGGGGTCGAGAGGGATGCGGTGCTCGCGACGTTCAAGCTGGGGGAGGGGGATCTCTCAGGGGCTGTCGCGATGGTGATGGCGGCGGGGAGGGGTGGCGGCAGCGAGCCTGGCGGTTTGGGCGGACTGTCGTCGTCGTCGCTCCGAGCCGCGGCACTCGTGCATGTGGGGCTGGGGGCGCTCGCGGCGGGCGACTGGGCGCGGGCCGAGCAGTGCGCGCGTGCTGCGGCGGCGATCGTCGAACCATCGGCGTCGGTGACTGGCGATGGTGCGCCCGATGACGAGAGCATCCCGTTCGACCTCCTCGGCATCGCCGCCATCGTCGAGGCGCACACCGATGTCGCCGACAGCGCCTACCGCGAGCTCGATGCCGCCCTGTCGCCGTTGCGCGTGCGCAACCGGCTCAGCTCGGCGCACGCCTTCGCCCTGCTCGCGCTCGGCGATGTGCAGGTGCTGCGCGGTGAGCTGGCCGCGGCGGCCGTGAACATCACCCGGGGCGGGCGGCTGATCACGGCCGATCGACCCGGGCTCGCCACCCACGCCGCGGTGGCGCTGGCCTTCGTGCGGGTGCGGCAGGGGCGATGGAGCGATGCCGCGGCCGGCATCGAGCGTCTCGCGCCGGCGGGGGCGACGATCGAGCACGCGTGGATTCGCACGCAGGTGCTCGCCGTGCGCGGACTCGTGCAGATGCTGCAGGGCGATGTGGCGGGCGGGGCCGTGCTGCTCGCGGAGTCGGAGGCGGGTGCCGCGGCGACGCCGTCATACATCGCGTCGATCGTGCGGCTGCACGGGCGCATCATCGTGGCGATCGCGGCGGGTGACTGGCGGGGGCTCGAGCGGCATCTCGACGATGCCGAGGAGCCGGGGTACCGGCACCCGTACCGCATGGGGGAGTGGAACGCGCTGAAGCTGCTGGCGGCGTGGCATCTGCGGCATCTCGCGCAGTTCCGCCGCCGGCTCTCGGAGTGGTCGCTGAACCCGGCGGCCGTCGACGACCCGTACTACTGGGCGTTCGGGGCGATCCTGGCCGAGCACCAGGGGCGGTTCGGCGACGGGCTGGTGGCCATCAGGCGGGCGATCGGCGCGATCGACGCCGATCTCGATCCGCTCGGGCGGGCGTGGGTGCGGATCGTCGCGGGCACCTACCTCGGCCGGTACGGGAAAGACGGCGAGCCCGACCCGGTGGAGGCGCTGGCGTCGTACGACGAGGCGAGCAACGAGCTCCGCGAGATCGGTGCGACGGCGTTCGTGGCTCGCTGCGAGGCCCTCAGCAACGCCCTCGTCGACGACCTCGAGCTGGCGCGCCGCACCGAACCCGCGTCGGTGCTCTCACCCCAGCAACTCCGCATCGCGACTGCCGTCGCCCACGGCTACACCAGCGACGAGATCGCGGCTATGGAGCACCTCTCCAAGCGCACCATCGACTACCACGTCGCCAACATCATGCGCCGCCTCGGCATCACCGCCCGCCGCGAGATCGCCCGCCTCCTCGCCGTCCACCCCGACCCGCCCGCGCGCTGA
- a CDS encoding DUF6790 family protein, whose amino-acid sequence MISDVISTVLAAVIGNYLISCFVLGLLIAVVKVLRWRGPRTASVVSGFFVNEFIFYALGVAFAINFVMHSVFGDYAAKTIGWSQSPFQLELALASLGFAIVCFLVYSRKAQFRAKVGVVVGAAVSGLGDAAGHVYQMVVNSDYAVNNTGLLLIGDIVINLVGVAFIVWHAVARRSDTVHPTDATTPRSPADARLDTTAQVTR is encoded by the coding sequence GTGATCTCCGACGTCATCTCGACCGTGCTGGCCGCCGTCATCGGCAACTACCTCATCAGCTGTTTCGTGCTCGGTCTGCTCATCGCCGTGGTGAAGGTGCTGCGCTGGAGGGGGCCGCGCACCGCATCCGTCGTCTCCGGCTTCTTCGTCAACGAGTTCATCTTCTACGCGCTGGGTGTGGCCTTCGCCATCAACTTCGTGATGCACTCCGTGTTCGGCGACTACGCCGCGAAGACGATCGGATGGTCGCAGTCGCCCTTCCAGCTCGAACTCGCCCTGGCCAGCCTGGGCTTCGCGATCGTGTGCTTCCTCGTCTACAGTCGCAAGGCGCAGTTCCGGGCCAAGGTCGGCGTGGTGGTGGGCGCCGCGGTCTCCGGCCTCGGCGACGCCGCCGGACACGTCTACCAGATGGTCGTCAACTCCGACTACGCCGTCAACAACACCGGGCTGCTGCTCATCGGCGACATCGTCATCAACCTCGTAGGCGTGGCGTTCATCGTCTGGCACGCCGTCGCGCGCCGCTCCGACACCGTGCACCCCACCGATGCGACGACACCGCGAAGCCCAGCGGATGCTCGGCTCGACACCACGGCGCAGGTCACGCGATGA
- a CDS encoding serine hydrolase — MRATRTLTAALLTAATMTALSVAAPATASEPQSTPAAVMTPELHATLETMVHDYQKQHTIVGLAVSVTTPSASGSGRDVTTFTTGTLELDGEERVDTTTQFELGSETKVFTADLLALLVAEGRVSLDDEVQKYAPADIVVPTWGEERKPLTLRDLATHQAGLPDYPENFDLGCGSDKGCQNPRPGYEQMMMWHALQNHKLLWEPGTKWLYSNFGFGLLGMILSDVVTPDVPKKQPPAYQPALEGAFLDALGMSSTMLETPSARLATPYSPENGYAFPWDNTNAFSGAGGLISDADDMGTFVAAHLGYLSTDAPLGVTEMATTLKTQRDISESCSLKPSPNHPPADPASYDCKKVDFQMGLGWQLHADGRNVGVPWAFKDGGTNGSSTETSLAPGLGVGVTTLYNQARSTESQQLATSMLAAIVAEALKPVPTPTPTPAPSPAPAPGPAPSPADSGAAAPSSLAATGQEPAGAGVVGLLAMVLAAGGAALLVGRGRRARR, encoded by the coding sequence ATGAGGGCAACCCGCACCCTGACGGCCGCGCTGCTCACCGCTGCGACGATGACCGCACTCTCCGTCGCAGCCCCGGCCACCGCATCCGAACCCCAGAGCACCCCCGCGGCTGTGATGACCCCCGAACTGCACGCCACCCTCGAGACTATGGTGCACGACTACCAGAAGCAGCACACGATCGTCGGGCTGGCGGTCTCGGTGACGACGCCGAGCGCATCCGGGTCGGGGCGTGACGTCACGACCTTCACCACCGGCACGCTCGAGCTCGACGGCGAGGAACGCGTCGACACGACCACCCAGTTCGAGCTCGGCTCCGAGACGAAGGTGTTCACCGCCGACCTCCTCGCCCTCCTCGTCGCCGAAGGCCGGGTGTCGCTCGACGACGAGGTGCAGAAGTACGCACCCGCCGACATCGTGGTGCCGACCTGGGGCGAGGAGCGCAAGCCGCTCACCCTGCGCGACCTCGCCACGCACCAGGCCGGCCTGCCCGACTATCCCGAGAACTTCGACCTCGGCTGCGGCTCCGACAAAGGATGCCAGAACCCGCGCCCCGGTTACGAGCAGATGATGATGTGGCACGCCCTCCAGAACCACAAGCTGCTCTGGGAGCCCGGAACGAAGTGGCTGTACTCCAACTTCGGGTTCGGTCTGCTCGGCATGATCCTCTCCGACGTCGTGACGCCCGACGTGCCGAAGAAGCAGCCGCCGGCGTACCAGCCCGCGCTGGAGGGCGCCTTCCTCGACGCGCTCGGCATGTCGTCGACCATGCTCGAGACCCCGAGCGCCCGCCTCGCCACCCCGTACTCCCCCGAGAACGGTTACGCCTTCCCCTGGGACAACACCAACGCGTTCAGCGGCGCGGGCGGACTCATCTCCGACGCCGACGACATGGGCACCTTCGTCGCCGCGCATCTCGGTTACCTGTCGACGGATGCGCCCCTCGGCGTGACGGAGATGGCCACGACCCTGAAGACTCAGCGCGACATCTCGGAGAGCTGCTCGCTGAAGCCGTCGCCGAACCACCCGCCGGCCGACCCGGCTTCGTACGACTGCAAGAAGGTCGACTTCCAGATGGGACTCGGCTGGCAGCTGCACGCCGACGGGCGGAACGTCGGAGTGCCGTGGGCGTTCAAGGACGGCGGCACGAACGGGTCGAGCACGGAGACCTCGCTCGCCCCGGGTCTCGGTGTCGGTGTGACCACGCTCTACAACCAGGCGCGGTCGACGGAGTCGCAGCAGCTGGCGACATCGATGCTCGCGGCGATCGTCGCGGAGGCGCTGAAGCCGGTGCCGACGCCGACGCCGACGCCTGCGCCGTCGCCCGCTCCGGCACCCGGGCCGGCGCCCTCGCCGGCCGACAGCGGAGCTGCCGCTCCGTCGTCCCTCGCCGCCACAGGGCAGGAGCCGGCGGGCGCCGGGGTCGTGGGGCTCCTCGCGATGGTGCTCGCGGCGGGCGGCGCGGCGCTGCTCGTCGGGCGGGGGCGGCGAGCGCGGCGATGA
- a CDS encoding MFS transporter — protein sequence MTSSAPAAAPVEGKARWQAFAVCVAVAALTILDLSKVNVGLPSIEQSLGANSSQLQIIVAGYALAFGLALVPSGRLGDLYSRKVLFIVGLSGFTVASALCALAPNIEMLVAARILQGVAAGVQMPQVLGLVQQLFRGEERGRAFGVFGATIGVATAFGPTLGGLLIAVGGATDGWRLLFWMNVPLGVIALLFALKLLPTKQPHQPGARDLDLIGIVLLGASVFTFMLPFVLTTGGPDDSPWRWLWLAACAVFVALFIVWERRYERIGKSPAIRFGLFSIGSYRNGLLLAAANFAAVPSIFLLTTLFLQQGLGFEPVFAGMVSISYALTSAVSSLIGGRLVTRLGRKLVVMGLAVSIVGFALVLLAAVLPPADWSIWLMAAAMAVAGAGGGFVVSPNQTLTLAEIPVTEGGVAGSMAQVGQRVGTAVGVAAATAIFFSTLYREGSTAADDVMLYHDGFRNAFFVPLALLGVALVIGLFDLRRRHREADATEDARDTPAAPHGDPVAEQSPS from the coding sequence ATGACCTCGTCTGCTCCCGCCGCCGCCCCGGTGGAGGGCAAAGCCCGCTGGCAGGCCTTCGCAGTCTGCGTCGCCGTCGCCGCCCTCACCATCCTCGACCTGTCGAAGGTGAACGTCGGCCTGCCGTCGATCGAGCAGTCGCTCGGCGCCAACTCGAGCCAGCTGCAGATCATCGTCGCGGGCTACGCCCTCGCCTTCGGCCTCGCGCTCGTCCCCTCCGGACGACTCGGCGACCTCTACTCGCGCAAAGTCCTGTTCATCGTCGGCCTGTCGGGCTTCACCGTCGCGAGCGCCCTCTGCGCCCTCGCCCCGAACATCGAGATGCTGGTCGCGGCGCGCATCCTGCAGGGTGTCGCCGCGGGCGTGCAGATGCCTCAGGTGCTCGGGCTCGTGCAGCAGCTGTTCCGCGGCGAGGAACGAGGCCGCGCGTTCGGTGTGTTCGGCGCCACCATCGGCGTCGCCACCGCGTTCGGTCCCACGCTCGGCGGCCTCCTCATCGCCGTCGGCGGCGCGACCGACGGCTGGCGCCTCCTGTTCTGGATGAACGTCCCCCTCGGCGTCATCGCCCTCCTGTTCGCCCTGAAGCTGCTCCCGACGAAGCAGCCTCACCAGCCGGGCGCCCGCGATCTCGACCTCATCGGCATCGTGCTGCTCGGCGCATCCGTCTTCACCTTCATGCTCCCGTTCGTGCTCACGACGGGTGGGCCCGACGACAGCCCGTGGCGGTGGCTGTGGCTCGCGGCCTGCGCCGTGTTCGTGGCGCTGTTCATCGTCTGGGAGCGGCGGTACGAGCGCATCGGCAAGTCGCCCGCCATCCGCTTCGGCCTGTTCTCGATCGGCTCGTACCGCAACGGTCTGCTGCTCGCGGCGGCGAACTTCGCGGCGGTGCCGTCGATCTTCCTGCTGACGACGCTGTTCCTGCAGCAGGGCCTCGGCTTCGAACCGGTGTTCGCCGGCATGGTGAGCATTTCCTACGCCCTCACCTCGGCCGTGTCGTCACTCATCGGCGGCCGGCTCGTGACGCGGCTCGGCCGCAAGCTCGTGGTGATGGGACTGGCGGTGTCGATCGTCGGATTTGCGCTCGTGCTGCTCGCGGCGGTTCTGCCGCCCGCCGACTGGTCGATCTGGCTGATGGCCGCGGCGATGGCGGTGGCGGGGGCAGGCGGCGGGTTCGTGGTGTCGCCGAACCAGACGCTGACGCTCGCCGAGATCCCGGTGACGGAGGGCGGTGTCGCCGGGTCGATGGCCCAGGTGGGGCAGCGCGTCGGCACGGCCGTGGGTGTGGCTGCGGCGACGGCGATCTTCTTCTCGACCCTCTACCGAGAGGGGTCGACCGCCGCCGACGACGTCATGCTGTACCACGACGGCTTCCGCAACGCGTTCTTCGTGCCGCTCGCGCTGCTCGGGGTCGCCCTCGTCATCGGGCTCTTCGACCTGCGGCGCCGCCACCGGGAAGCGGATGCTACAGAGGATGCGCGGGACACTCCCGCCGCCCCGCACGGCGACCCAGTGGCCGAGCAGTCACCCTCGTAG
- a CDS encoding winged helix-turn-helix domain-containing protein produces the protein MSIAPLEAPRTATVSPISAAARVSAVAASSHVDAASASAPASAPAPRVRAVPAGTEARGFVLYVGIDEDKAAADGTDLGEIVEQLKALAAQLAPSSETYAAVALAPRGVGGRDVEVVRLALQDPAALAKHRQAPEADEDRARDGVVVDLSRKRVLLDNNPANLTYKEFELLQYLVLREGRTIERAELISALWSAGDEEAPNERTIDVHVRRLRSKLGDYEDIVRTVRGVGYRFDRHADVSVRHTSTPSPDLF, from the coding sequence ATGTCGATCGCACCCCTCGAAGCCCCTCGTACTGCCACCGTTTCCCCCATCTCTGCTGCGGCTCGGGTCTCCGCCGTCGCCGCTTCCTCCCACGTCGACGCCGCGTCGGCGTCTGCTCCTGCTTCTGCTCCTGCTCCGCGAGTGCGTGCGGTTCCCGCGGGAACCGAAGCCCGCGGCTTCGTGCTCTACGTCGGCATCGACGAAGACAAGGCTGCCGCCGACGGCACCGACCTCGGCGAGATCGTCGAGCAGCTGAAGGCTCTCGCCGCGCAACTCGCCCCCTCGTCGGAGACCTACGCCGCCGTCGCCCTGGCGCCTCGCGGCGTGGGTGGACGCGACGTCGAGGTCGTGCGACTCGCACTGCAAGACCCCGCCGCGCTCGCGAAGCACCGCCAGGCGCCCGAGGCCGACGAGGATCGCGCCCGTGACGGCGTCGTGGTCGACCTGTCGCGCAAGCGTGTGCTGCTCGACAACAACCCCGCGAACCTCACCTACAAGGAGTTCGAGCTGCTGCAGTACCTGGTGCTGCGGGAGGGGCGCACGATCGAGCGCGCCGAGCTCATCTCCGCGCTGTGGAGCGCGGGCGACGAAGAGGCACCGAACGAGCGCACCATCGACGTGCACGTGCGCCGGCTGCGCTCGAAGCTCGGCGACTACGAAGACATCGTGCGCACCGTGCGCGGTGTCGGCTACCGCTTCGACCGGCACGCCGACGTCAGCGTGCGCCACACTTCGACGCCCTCGCCCGACCTGTTCTGA
- a CDS encoding glutamine amidotransferase translates to MTVGEERRRAVVVQHDETVRLGNFEPVLREHGYEIEVVSAREPGFVEALDAACDAELLVVLGSTSGVYEADRHDFIAPEIEHLRGRLAVERPVLGVCFGAQIIAAALGGEVRPGDTVDVGYRDVQPTAAGLDSPLRHVVGVPMAEWHGDTFDLPAGATLLASSSAYRNEAYGIGDWLLAVQFHPELTDEMHEDWVRGDAAFLARHDIDPDALRAQRSRHGAPMQLASARMLGEYLSRLS, encoded by the coding sequence ATGACGGTGGGCGAGGAGCGGCGTCGGGCCGTGGTGGTGCAGCACGACGAGACGGTGAGGCTCGGCAACTTCGAGCCCGTGCTGCGCGAGCACGGGTACGAGATCGAGGTGGTGTCGGCGCGGGAGCCCGGCTTCGTCGAAGCGCTCGATGCCGCGTGCGACGCCGAGCTGCTCGTGGTGCTCGGGTCGACGAGCGGCGTCTACGAGGCCGATCGGCACGACTTCATCGCACCCGAGATCGAGCACCTGCGCGGCCGGCTCGCGGTGGAGCGCCCGGTGCTCGGGGTGTGCTTCGGCGCGCAGATCATCGCCGCCGCGCTCGGCGGGGAGGTGCGCCCGGGCGACACCGTCGACGTCGGTTATCGCGACGTGCAGCCCACCGCAGCAGGACTCGACTCCCCCCTGCGACACGTCGTCGGGGTGCCGATGGCCGAATGGCACGGCGACACCTTCGACCTCCCTGCCGGCGCGACCCTCCTCGCCTCCTCGAGCGCCTACCGCAACGAGGCATACGGCATCGGAGACTGGCTGCTCGCCGTGCAGTTCCACCCCGAGCTCACCGACGAGATGCACGAGGACTGGGTTCGCGGCGACGCCGCCTTCCTCGCCCGCCACGACATCGACCCCGATGCCCTCCGTGCCCAGCGCTCCCGCCACGGCGCCCCCATGCAGCTCGCCTCCGCCCGCATGCTCGGCGAGTACCTCTCCCGGCTTTCCTAA